A window of the Thalassospira indica genome harbors these coding sequences:
- a CDS encoding DUF4167 domain-containing protein: MRNNNKRPRGRQQSNKRPVNPKFQNFDSNGPDGRVRGNAQQVYEKYISLAKDCTDDPVLAENFYQHAEHYHRILQAAQEWENQRREERGGDNNRQRNNRGRDDRSDGQSNQNDDQQGDANENAESASNNGDDNTPVEAENTSAETSDEDGGRPKRAPRARRSDARGPGRGRPRKSDDDASAEESAPAEASGDDAPASADKTDTAEQGEDGEKKPRRAASGTARTRGRHPTARRGRSRAAGRDDEEGATSDEGSEPVSA; encoded by the coding sequence ATGAGAAATAACAATAAACGTCCGCGCGGACGGCAACAGTCAAATAAACGTCCAGTAAATCCAAAATTTCAGAATTTTGACAGTAATGGACCGGACGGCCGCGTACGCGGTAACGCCCAACAGGTCTATGAAAAATACATTTCCCTTGCGAAGGATTGCACCGACGATCCGGTTCTTGCGGAAAACTTCTATCAGCACGCGGAACATTACCACCGCATCCTTCAGGCTGCCCAGGAATGGGAAAACCAGCGCCGTGAGGAACGTGGTGGTGACAACAATCGTCAGCGCAACAATCGTGGCCGTGACGACCGCAGTGATGGCCAGTCAAATCAGAACGATGATCAACAGGGTGACGCCAACGAAAACGCAGAATCTGCGTCAAACAATGGCGATGACAACACCCCGGTAGAGGCAGAAAACACTTCTGCTGAAACATCGGATGAAGATGGTGGCCGTCCGAAACGCGCGCCGCGTGCGCGCCGTTCGGATGCACGTGGTCCGGGCCGTGGTCGCCCGCGGAAATCAGATGATGACGCCAGCGCAGAGGAAAGCGCACCGGCAGAAGCATCTGGTGATGATGCACCGGCAAGTGCCGACAAAACCGACACTGCAGAGCAGGGCGAAGACGGTGAGAAGAAACCGCGCCGTGCCGCAAGCGGTACCGCACGTACCCGTGGTCGCCATCCGACAGCCCGCCGCGGTCGTAGCCGCGCAGCTGGTCGCGATGACGAAGAAGGTGCCACCTCTGACGAAGGATCCGAGCCGGTTTCGGCCTGA
- a CDS encoding type IV secretory system conjugative DNA transfer family protein — translation MGTGLFRVVMVLLWALGGMVIALGLFNGDYELALLGAVCFIVPMFIPLVVIILNRMKPSSSSKSQKKKLGGKGTAGRGEGAWATLEDLNGRKLLESNPSFVLGRWGDDKRLIGAKGLKRVITFSTKPEEFYRASAEPNALLHTGNLFVYERHGSIFRAIHDRRTKLGQRLIVIDPHKQTGVETQQFNPFDFIRQQGEGMITDTGFIADTLLAPVFVKELDEQEVRIARTLLQGFIVYTIQRSAKEDRNLAEVRRNLIMPSHRFYKTLEELMGIESADGRISEVALNILDMTEDQRMKIIEACRAATEEFDNPQIARLVSKSSFTLEDINSGPVSIFIVGQLGGDNPEVQPSFSRVMLTGMMNLLNQRGWKSGDPEFLVLLDGIENVGRMPLFERLLGGGYGEGMIVWPGFSGVSGLMDVCLNWENVVGRVDAISVLSQEGAFNLDWVSGLTAMSKFDDTGGGKDTSRPVHLRSQDNQPILRSAEVARFPKEEQILFRKGCPPIRAHRTDWYHDEMFKGIAVHAPTFNSGN, via the coding sequence ATGGGGACTGGCTTATTTCGGGTCGTCATGGTTTTGCTGTGGGCTCTTGGCGGTATGGTTATCGCCCTTGGGCTGTTTAACGGTGATTACGAGTTGGCCCTGTTGGGGGCTGTCTGTTTCATCGTCCCGATGTTCATTCCGCTGGTTGTCATCATCCTGAACCGAATGAAGCCATCATCATCGTCCAAATCGCAAAAGAAGAAACTGGGCGGAAAAGGGACTGCTGGTCGTGGCGAGGGGGCGTGGGCCACTCTTGAAGACCTTAATGGTCGCAAGCTGCTTGAAAGCAATCCGTCCTTCGTTCTGGGGCGTTGGGGGGATGACAAGCGCCTGATCGGGGCCAAGGGTCTTAAGCGGGTGATTACCTTTTCGACCAAACCCGAAGAATTCTATCGCGCCTCGGCAGAGCCAAACGCGCTTTTGCATACCGGCAATCTGTTTGTTTATGAGCGCCATGGCAGCATCTTTCGCGCCATTCATGATCGCCGTACCAAGCTTGGGCAAAGACTGATTGTCATTGACCCACACAAACAAACCGGTGTCGAAACCCAACAGTTCAATCCGTTCGATTTCATCCGCCAGCAGGGGGAAGGAATGATCACGGATACCGGCTTTATCGCCGATACGCTTTTGGCGCCGGTATTTGTCAAGGAACTCGATGAACAGGAAGTCCGTATTGCACGGACGTTGTTGCAGGGCTTTATCGTTTACACGATCCAGCGCAGTGCGAAGGAAGACCGCAACCTTGCCGAGGTACGCCGCAATCTGATCATGCCATCGCATCGGTTTTACAAAACCCTTGAAGAACTGATGGGGATTGAGTCTGCGGATGGCCGCATATCCGAGGTCGCGCTGAATATCCTTGATATGACCGAAGATCAGCGGATGAAGATCATCGAGGCCTGCCGTGCCGCCACCGAAGAATTCGACAATCCGCAAATCGCACGTCTGGTCAGCAAAAGCAGCTTCACACTTGAAGACATCAACAGTGGCCCGGTTTCGATCTTTATCGTTGGTCAGCTTGGCGGTGATAACCCGGAAGTTCAGCCATCCTTTAGCCGTGTGATGCTGACAGGCATGATGAACCTGCTTAATCAGCGTGGCTGGAAGTCGGGCGATCCGGAATTCCTGGTCTTGTTGGATGGGATCGAAAATGTTGGCCGGATGCCCTTGTTCGAGCGCCTTCTGGGCGGCGGATACGGCGAGGGCATGATCGTTTGGCCGGGGTTCTCTGGTGTCAGTGGCCTGATGGATGTTTGCCTGAACTGGGAAAATGTCGTCGGCCGGGTGGATGCTATTTCGGTTCTGAGCCAGGAAGGGGCGTTTAACCTGGATTGGGTTTCGGGCCTGACCGCAATGTCGAAATTTGATGACACCGGCGGTGGCAAGGATACCAGCCGCCCGGTGCATTTGCGGTCCCAGGATAATCAGCCCATCCTGCGATCAGCCGAAGTGGCGCGCTTCCCCAAGGAAGAACAGATTTTGTTCCGCAAGGGATGCCCGCCCATTCGTGCACACCGCACTGATTGGTATCACGACGAGATGTTCAAGGGCATCGCCGTACACGCCCCGACATTCAATTCCGGGAACTGA
- a CDS encoding MOSC domain-containing protein: MTIELKAIKRYPVKGMRGVDLKQAKISAHHMITDDRRFVIATQSSVGQEGVHEWARKSNFLQLVNTPKLAEIGTEYDDATCTLTILRNGRAICKGRLDDSMGRTVVEDFLKAFLKNEIAGTPKIYSVPDTNFGDMKEPYISLLNLASIRDFGSRIVQSEIDPMRFRGNLLIDGLEPWKELEWNEDKIIKINDVSFRVVHPITRCKATSVNPDTAISDINVPLMLRKGVNHLYMGIYIEALEDGLITPGDKLTVTVA, encoded by the coding sequence ATGACGATCGAACTCAAAGCCATCAAAAGATACCCGGTCAAGGGAATGCGCGGCGTTGACCTTAAACAGGCAAAAATCAGCGCACACCACATGATTACCGATGATCGTCGCTTTGTGATTGCCACCCAATCATCTGTCGGACAAGAGGGTGTTCATGAATGGGCCCGCAAAAGCAACTTCCTGCAGTTGGTCAACACGCCAAAGCTTGCTGAAATCGGCACCGAATATGACGACGCCACCTGCACCCTGACCATCCTTCGAAATGGCCGCGCCATCTGCAAAGGAAGGCTGGACGATAGCATGGGCCGCACCGTGGTTGAGGATTTCCTCAAGGCGTTTCTAAAAAACGAGATCGCCGGCACGCCCAAGATCTATTCAGTCCCCGATACGAATTTCGGCGACATGAAGGAACCTTACATATCGCTGCTGAACCTGGCGTCGATCCGTGATTTCGGGTCGCGCATCGTCCAAAGCGAAATCGATCCGATGCGTTTTCGTGGTAACCTGTTGATTGACGGGCTGGAGCCGTGGAAAGAGCTTGAATGGAACGAAGACAAGATCATCAAGATCAATGATGTGTCGTTCCGCGTCGTCCATCCGATCACGCGCTGCAAGGCAACAAGCGTTAATCCCGACACGGCGATTTCCGATATCAACGTGCCACTGATGCTCCGCAAAGGGGTAAACCACCTTTATATGGGGATTTACATCGAAGCGCTTGAAGACGGCCTGATCACACCGGGTGACAAGCTGACCGTGACGGTCGCCTAA
- the clpB gene encoding ATP-dependent chaperone ClpB, producing MEFENFTDRSKGFLQSAQSFALRENHQQFVPIHLLKVLLDDEEGLAANLIKASGGKPKLAQERCAQELAKLPKVSGGNGQIYLSSEFARLIDQAQEVAKKAGDSFVTAERLLLTIALDPKSTAGKVLADAGVTAQALNGAINDIRKGRTADSAGAENQYDALKKYARDLTEAAREGKLDPVIGRDEEIRRAVQVLSRRTKNNPVLIGEPGVGKTAIAEGLALRIVKGDVPETLKDKKLLSLDLGALIAGAKFRGEFEERLKAVLSEIESEAGQVVLFIDELHTLVGAGKAEGSMDASNLLKPALARGELHCVGATTLDEYRKHIEKDAALARRFQPVFVSEPSVSDTVSILRGIKDKYELHHGVRIADAALVAAATLSNRYITDRFLPDKAIDLMDEASSRLRMELDSKPEEIDELDRRIIQLKIEREALKKEQDSASKDRLGRLEKELAELEGKSAELTAKWEAQKKELAASTHIKEQLDQARGELERAMRDGKLDRAGQLQYEEIPALQALLEKAENDPSRGIKEEAVTEKHIASVVSRWTGIPVDKMLEGEREKLLEMEDTLRKRVVGQDDAVRSISNAVRRARAGLQDPNRPIGSFLFLGPTGVGKTELTKALAQFLFDDEQAMVRIDMSEFMEKHAVARLIGAPPGYVGYEEGGSLTEAVRRRPYQVVLFDEVEKAHPDVFNVLLQVLDEGRLTDGQGRVVDFRNTLIILTSNLGGEILANQEPGHDSGEVRAQVMEIVRASFRPEFLNRLDETILFHRLHRDQMSKIVDIQLGRLDKLLVDRKITLKLDDAAKDWLAEKGYDPVYGARPLKRVIQRYLQNPLAMQILEGGIKDGDTVPVSTEANDLLLNGKKVEVVE from the coding sequence ATGGAATTTGAAAACTTTACGGATCGGTCAAAAGGTTTTCTGCAATCAGCGCAATCGTTTGCGTTGCGTGAAAACCATCAGCAATTTGTCCCGATTCATCTGCTTAAGGTGCTGCTTGATGACGAAGAAGGTCTGGCAGCCAATCTGATCAAGGCATCCGGCGGTAAGCCCAAGCTTGCCCAGGAACGGTGCGCGCAGGAACTGGCAAAATTGCCAAAGGTTTCCGGCGGCAATGGTCAGATTTATCTTTCATCTGAATTTGCCCGCCTGATTGATCAGGCACAGGAAGTCGCCAAAAAAGCCGGTGACAGCTTTGTCACGGCTGAACGGCTGCTTCTGACCATTGCACTTGATCCGAAGTCAACCGCGGGCAAGGTACTGGCCGATGCCGGTGTTACGGCACAGGCGCTGAACGGTGCGATCAATGACATCCGCAAGGGTCGCACGGCCGATAGTGCGGGGGCCGAAAACCAGTATGACGCGCTTAAGAAATATGCCCGTGACCTGACCGAGGCGGCGCGCGAAGGTAAACTTGATCCGGTCATTGGCCGTGATGAGGAAATCCGTCGTGCGGTGCAGGTTCTGTCACGCCGGACCAAGAACAACCCGGTTCTGATTGGTGAGCCCGGGGTTGGTAAAACCGCAATTGCCGAAGGTCTGGCACTGCGTATCGTCAAGGGTGACGTTCCCGAAACGCTCAAGGACAAGAAACTTCTGTCGCTTGACCTTGGTGCGTTGATTGCCGGTGCAAAATTCCGCGGTGAATTTGAAGAACGCCTGAAAGCGGTCCTGAGCGAGATTGAATCAGAGGCCGGTCAGGTCGTCCTGTTCATCGACGAACTGCATACGCTTGTCGGGGCTGGCAAGGCCGAAGGATCGATGGATGCATCGAACCTTTTGAAACCGGCTTTGGCCCGTGGCGAGTTGCACTGTGTGGGTGCGACGACTTTGGATGAATACCGTAAACATATCGAGAAGGACGCGGCGCTCGCCCGTCGTTTCCAGCCGGTATTTGTCAGCGAGCCGTCGGTTTCCGATACGGTATCGATCCTGCGCGGGATCAAGGACAAGTACGAGCTTCATCACGGGGTCCGTATTGCCGATGCCGCACTGGTCGCAGCAGCAACGCTTTCGAACCGTTACATCACGGATCGGTTCCTGCCTGACAAGGCGATCGATTTGATGGACGAAGCATCGTCGCGTCTGCGTATGGAGCTTGATTCCAAGCCAGAGGAAATCGACGAACTGGATCGCCGGATCATCCAGCTCAAGATCGAGCGTGAAGCGCTCAAGAAAGAACAGGACAGTGCATCCAAGGATCGTCTTGGCCGTCTGGAAAAGGAACTGGCCGAGCTGGAAGGCAAATCGGCTGAGCTGACCGCGAAGTGGGAAGCCCAGAAGAAGGAACTTGCAGCATCGACCCACATCAAGGAACAGCTTGACCAGGCGCGTGGTGAACTTGAACGTGCGATGCGCGATGGCAAGCTTGATCGCGCCGGGCAGCTTCAATACGAAGAAATCCCGGCCCTTCAGGCGCTGCTTGAAAAGGCGGAAAACGATCCGTCGCGTGGCATCAAGGAAGAAGCGGTTACCGAAAAACACATCGCGTCCGTGGTTTCGCGCTGGACCGGTATTCCGGTCGACAAGATGCTCGAGGGTGAGCGTGAAAAGCTTCTTGAAATGGAAGACACGCTGCGCAAACGGGTTGTCGGTCAGGATGATGCCGTTCGATCAATCTCGAATGCGGTGCGCCGTGCGCGTGCCGGCTTGCAGGATCCAAACCGACCGATCGGTTCGTTCCTGTTCCTTGGACCGACGGGTGTCGGTAAAACCGAGCTGACCAAGGCCCTTGCCCAGTTCCTGTTTGATGATGAACAGGCCATGGTGCGGATTGATATGTCCGAATTCATGGAAAAGCATGCGGTGGCCCGCCTGATCGGTGCGCCCCCGGGCTATGTTGGCTATGAGGAAGGTGGTTCACTGACCGAGGCGGTACGTCGTCGTCCCTATCAGGTTGTCCTGTTTGACGAGGTCGAAAAGGCACATCCCGATGTGTTCAACGTCCTTCTGCAGGTTCTTGACGAAGGCCGCCTGACCGATGGGCAGGGCCGGGTTGTGGATTTCCGCAACACGCTGATTATTCTGACCTCGAACCTGGGCGGGGAAATCCTTGCCAATCAGGAACCAGGTCATGACAGCGGCGAAGTCCGGGCCCAGGTCATGGAAATCGTTCGGGCATCGTTCCGTCCGGAATTCCTCAACCGTCTGGATGAAACCATCCTGTTCCATCGTTTGCATCGCGATCAGATGAGCAAAATTGTCGATATCCAGCTTGGTCGCCTTGATAAGTTGCTGGTTGATCGGAAGATCACCCTGAAACTTGATGATGCCGCCAAGGATTGGTTGGCTGAAAAAGGCTATGACCCGGTTTACGGGGCCCGTCCGCTCAAACGCGTGATCCAGCGTTATCTGCAGAACCCGCTGGCGATGCAGATCCTCGAAGGTGGGATCAAGGATGGTGACACCGTTCCGGTCTCGACCGAGGCCAATGACCTTTTGCTCAATGGTAAAAAGGTCGAGGTTGTTGAATAA
- a CDS encoding DUF4197 domain-containing protein produces the protein MRKHNSDYFFKTGAVALVMGVMAVGAIVPANAQSFFDKAKEALGDAMNSSGSGSTSSSGSGVSALSSDTVEQGLKQALDMGVELVTDQLGAVDGFNADPVAHIPLPDEVQTAQKLLSAAGLGSYADEIELRMNRAAEQTMQDAGGILVNAVRQMTVADAKGILQGPDDAATQYLRRVSGTDIEGRLRPMITDALSDTGALSLYDQMLGQYDQLPFVPDLKASLTDHATAKAMDGLFHYIAVQEADIRRDPTRWTTDTLKKVFSTVN, from the coding sequence ATGCGCAAACACAATTCCGATTACTTTTTCAAAACCGGTGCTGTTGCACTTGTCATGGGTGTTATGGCTGTGGGGGCAATCGTTCCCGCAAATGCCCAGTCGTTCTTTGACAAGGCCAAAGAAGCCCTTGGCGATGCGATGAACTCATCGGGATCGGGAAGCACGTCAAGCAGCGGTTCTGGCGTTTCCGCACTTTCATCCGATACGGTCGAGCAGGGATTGAAACAGGCGCTTGATATGGGTGTTGAACTGGTCACCGACCAACTAGGCGCGGTTGATGGTTTTAATGCCGATCCGGTTGCACATATTCCACTGCCCGACGAAGTTCAGACCGCGCAGAAATTGTTAAGCGCGGCGGGGCTTGGCAGCTACGCCGATGAAATCGAGTTGCGTATGAACCGCGCGGCCGAACAGACCATGCAGGATGCCGGCGGTATTCTGGTTAATGCGGTGCGCCAGATGACGGTCGCGGATGCCAAGGGCATTTTGCAGGGCCCGGATGATGCCGCGACCCAGTATCTGCGCCGCGTATCGGGCACTGATATCGAAGGACGTTTGCGGCCAATGATCACCGATGCGTTGTCCGACACCGGGGCGTTATCGCTCTATGATCAGATGCTTGGTCAATATGACCAACTGCCGTTTGTGCCGGATCTAAAGGCATCGCTGACCGATCACGCAACTGCCAAGGCGATGGATGGTTTGTTCCATTATATCGCCGTGCAGGAAGCCGATATTCGACGCGATCCGACGCGGTGGACCACCGATACTCTCAAAAAGGTCTTTTCAACTGTAAACTAG
- a CDS encoding ATP-binding protein: MTRPKEIKQTLTLVRGLPGSGKSTLAKNLCQATGAVHLEADMFMVDHEGFYEFDGTRLSQTHARCEAECHNALSEGYDVVVSNTFTRFWEMKAYIDMADKHDILLQIVECHGRFGSIHMVPDETLADMRDRWEPLPEKYR; encoded by the coding sequence ATGACGCGCCCCAAAGAAATCAAACAAACACTTACCCTGGTCCGGGGTCTTCCAGGATCGGGTAAATCAACACTCGCCAAAAACCTGTGCCAGGCCACCGGTGCGGTCCATCTCGAAGCGGACATGTTCATGGTCGACCATGAAGGGTTTTACGAGTTTGACGGCACCCGCCTGTCGCAAACCCACGCCCGCTGCGAGGCCGAATGCCACAACGCCCTGTCAGAGGGGTATGACGTTGTTGTCTCCAACACCTTCACCCGTTTCTGGGAAATGAAGGCCTATATCGACATGGCCGACAAGCATGACATTCTGCTGCAGATTGTCGAATGCCATGGCCGTTTTGGCAGCATCCATATGGTGCCCGACGAAACCCTTGCCGATATGCGCGATCGCTGGGAACCGTTGCCTGAAAAGTACCGCTAG